A segment of the Desulfonauticus submarinus genome:
AAACAAATTTAACATGTTGTTCTATAACTAATAGAGGAAATAATATTCTATTTTCTCTTAGTAAAAAAGAAATTAACAAAATACAAACGTATATTAAAAATAATAATTTTTTTAATATACAAGAAAATAATTATCTTTTTATTTCTAAACTTATCAATCTATTTCCAACAGAGAAAAAAAATATTCTAAAAAAATTTAAAATAAAAAATAATTTAAATAATCAAAAACAACAAAAGGAAAATTTTCAATTTTATCACTTTACCTTAAAACTAAAACAAGATAGGTGTTACTTCCTGAGTAAGCAAGGATGTTCATTGCCACGAAAAATAAGGCCTTTTTTTTGTCAAATTTATCCCTTTTGGGTAATTGAAAACAAAATAATAATTTTTAATGATATGGATTGTCTTGCTATAAAAAAATATAAAAGTATATCTAAATTATTAAAAGTATTTAAAACATCACAAGATGAAATACTTTTTCTATATCAACAATATAAAAACAATCTTTTAGAAGAAGTAGGGTGATAAATATGAAATCATTAAAAATTTTTATTATAATTTCATTAATTTTATTATTCATAGGTATTAGTGGTATTTTATTTATTTATTTTTGGGCTCAAAAAGATTTACCAAATTTTAAAAAAATAACAGACTATAATCCACCATTAGTAACAACGGTTTATACTAAAAATGGTCATGTTCTTGGATATTTTTATAAAGAAAAAAGATTTTTAGTATCATTAAAAGAAATATCTCCATGGGTTATTAAATCTTTTCTAGCAGCAGAAGATTCTCACTTTTATGAACATGAAGGAGTAGATATTGTCGGAATAATTAGAGCAGCAATAAAAAATATAGAAGCAGGAACGATAGTGCAAGGTGGAAGTACAATAACACAACAAATCATCAAATCATTACTTTTAAGTCCAGAAAGAAGTTATAAAAGAAAATTAAAAGAAATCATTTTAGCTTATCGTTTAGAAAAATATTTAAATAAAAATGAAATTTTAACTATTTATTTAAATCAAATATATTTAGGACATGGAGCCTATGGAATAGAGGCTGCAGCAAGAACTTATTTTGGAAAACATGCTAAAGATTTGAATTTAGCA
Coding sequences within it:
- a CDS encoding YkgJ family cysteine cluster protein, producing the protein MDENICTKCAKTNLTCCSITNRGNNILFSLSKKEINKIQTYIKNNNFFNIQENNYLFISKLINLFPTEKKNILKKFKIKNNLNNQKQQKENFQFYHFTLKLKQDRCYFLSKQGCSLPRKIRPFFCQIYPFWVIENKIIIFNDMDCLAIKKYKSISKLLKVFKTSQDEILFLYQQYKNNLLEEVG